The sequence tttttataaatgtatatacttcCAATTGCAGGTGGAAATAGGCAGAAATGCCTTGTTCTTCTAGTGGAAATAGAAACTGCACATGTGATTCACAAGCAGTCTTAAAAAGCTTGTTTGTGTATCAGGATTCCACTGGAATTCTCACACAGTTCCATCAGGGGACAAAAATCAAGAAGAGTCattgagggggtgcctggatacctcagttggtaaagcaactgactcttgatctcagctcaggtcttgaccacagggttgtgatttcaagccctaccttgggctccatgctgggcatggagcctactttaaaaaaaaaaaaaaaaaaggaatattcattGAGGCTTGACACTACCAAGGGGCTGGAGGCACTGTCCACACCACCTCTTAGTGCTTGTTTTTGTATTAGTAGGCTGGAAAAGTAAAACTACATTACCCAGACCCCTCTGCAGCTGAGGTCCCGGAAGAGGTTTAGGTTCAGCGGATTGTATGCACTCCTGTGAGATTGGGCAGGCTTAAGTAAGGTGATTCTGTTACTTCTCCCTTTCTGCTGGCAAGCACTGTTGTGGAGGGATTAGATTTTGTTGTGCTAGTGCTAGCAGATCCCAGCAGCAAGGCACACTAGAGATCAAGAAATGAAGTGCTTGACATTGTTTTTCCTGGGGTTGGTCATAGCAGGTACAGCTTGTTTCTGGAATAGCAGTAGAAGCATCTGCCTCCTGATCAGGGCAGTCTCAGGATATTATCATTCAACTACTGACATTAGAATAGAGCAACTCTCTTGATAACTTTGTGAGTTTTTCCTCCAAGTTTAATGAAGAGTCTATTTTCATCAGCCTTCTCAATGATTTTGTTACAAAtcccttcctattttttttttttaagattttatttatttatttggcagacagagatcacaagtaggcagagagaaggggaagcaggctccctactgagcagagagcccaatgtggggctcgatctcaggaccctgagatcatgacctgagccgaaggcagaggcttaacacactgagccacccaggtacccccaaatcCCTTCCGATTTAAACCGTAGAttttgttctctgcttttaaaCCAAAGCCTTGTTGATTCCACCAGGATGCCCAGCATTTGTTAATACTCTTCTCCATTTTGCAAAATTTGCTTACCATTTCAGTCACATCTCAATTATTCTCTACATCAGTAAGATCTGTTCCCTTCTCTGTGTATCATTGTTTTGCATTCCACAAGTAATATTGTAAGTACTTGCTTAGATCTCTGCTTTCCTCATTCAAACATGAATTCTTTGAGGCCAGGATGGGATCTTAGTCCTCAGTGACACAaggcatactttatttttttgaacacctttttaagtatatttatttatttttattagtaatcTGTATACCCAATGTAGTGCTCAaactcataactctgagatcaagagtcatgtagtctactgactgagacagccaggggCCCACACAAGGCACATTTTCATTGCACATGGAGACGTTGAATTGGACAGCACAGAATATAGAACATtcccatcatcacagaaaattctgTTGGACAGCATTGATCGAAATAGAACAGTGTTCTGTGTTATACACTTCTGGAGTATCTTGTACTTTTCTTTCATAGTGCTTATCAAAGCTAATAATGAATTAGTGTCTGTCTTTCCTACTAAATTGTAGGCCCCATTAAGATAGGAATTGTGTCCATTTTGCGTACCAGTTTATGTCCAGTGTCTAATTCAGTACATGACAAATAATGGACACTAAATTGACATTTGTCAAATAACAAGTGAATGAAATTATATTCTAACAAGCGCAAAAATTCTGTTCTTTGCAATTTGGGATCTAGACTAGTGTATAGACAAATGCTTTTTCAAGTTTCAGATGACTTTATGCCTTTCCTTGCTGAGCATTTCTTCTCCTGAAATGAAGAGACAATAGTATCCAGGTAGTGGGGATCTGGGGACCTAGTACTTTGGTAATATTAAAAGGATGATGTTCAAATATGGGAGTGAGACATATGATTGAAAAAACATCTTGCATTATTCTTCCTACCCAAGATCAATTTAAACATTTTGGTATTACTCATAacgccagagagagagagagaaatactcagcttcatttatttaaaattatgatcattaaatttttattttgcatcatAAGATGGGAGAGAGGTTAAAAAGtgcaattttattcttttataaattatgcaaaaacatactttaaaaagaataaacaatagaaatagaataattaaaagagcttttaaatgaattaaagtagAATCAAAATAATCAATTAAATTTCAGCCATCATGGCTAGCAATGGATTAGATGTAAATTTTGATGTTTATTAAGCTTAAGAGCTTGAAAATATTAGCAGCATGTAATATTGTTGCCCTATGCTGTTTACAACAGTGCTCTGGTAAATCCATAGTCACTGGGATTTAGCTTTAGTTAATACATCCACATCAGCTTTGTCTGCTTCTCCAAGACTTTTTTGATGGTTCTCAACCAGGACGTTGTCTTCCTTTTTCCGGGGTCTCTGGGACCCAGCATCTCTGTGCACTATTGGAGCTCCAAGGGCAACAAAGTTGTGCACATCCTGCAGCTTCTTCCGCAGCCATTCCACCCTCTCCATGGAGCTCAGGTGTTTGCCCAGATTATGCATGAACTGTATCTCACTCACAGATCTCTTCCTGGAGGGAACAGAAACAGGAAGGACCACTCCATTAGCTCTCCCCTTCCTGATCATAAAGCCAACCTCAGAAATCCAATTCCCATGCCCTCACCATGCAGAAGAGATTACAATACTTACTTAACAGGTTTCCCATCCGATTTTGCAAGAAAACAAATTGCAAACATGACAATCATTACTTTAACCATGTCTTTTGTAGACATCATCTTCactaaaaggaaaagggaaatggaagtatttaaaaatatttttaacatgccAAACTGTCAATTAAATTTATAGTTAGTTATCCTTACAACCATACAACTGTGCAGAGTGTTACAACAACTAATTGAATTGGTTTTCACGAAAGACTTTTTAGAATTGGCctcttttattttacagatatattagtatatattatatacttacatAATTTGACTTAGAAATTAGATGAGTTTTACTTTCTTAAGTATCTTTTTGAGAGTTTTGTGCAAGTTTTAATATATGAGTTTTAAGCCACATGAGGAATGAAGTCTTCCTTTTTAGAATTTCCTCCCACATTTTATGTTGGTTATAATTAAGTGCTTATAATTTACTTGaaaatgctctttctctctctctttttaaagattttatttattaatttaatagagagtacaagtgggggcaggggcagagggagagcaagaagcaaaCTCCTTCCGGGCAGGGAACCCGACCAGGGCTTTGTCCCAGAACCTTGGaagctaaaggcaggtgcttaaccaactgagccaaccaggcaccccaaaaaataGCTAATTCTCTTGACCAGATGCATTGCTAACATTGTTTATTTACTtagcaaatttcttttttcataagtCAACTTCATTTCAGGCACTGCAATAATAACCATAAATACCAACTTAATAGGCTctgattttgagatttttaatgaaTTCATGTACACTTCTGTCATTAAAAAGAAGGTGTGCgtgtattttaaaatcatctaaTTAATTACTTGTTTACGGATTTAGAAACTTGGCTCCATATAGAATGCTGtctatttttttcagcttttttttaaaagattttatttatttatttatcagagagagagagagcacaagcagaggagtggcagagggagaggaagaagcaggctccccacagagcaggaagcccgatgcaggacttgattccaggaccctgggatcatgacctgagccaaaggcagctgcttaaccaactgagacactctAGCATCCCTCTTTTTCAGcttattttattagtaatttgTTAGAGTTTAATTGTTGGCACTTTCCTCTTTTGCTCATAAAGCTTTTCATCTCTAAATAGAATAGTCTTACCTTAATCTGCATTTCAGTAATTGCAAAGCCTATTATTACAGAAGTGCTTTTTCTTAACGCTTGTTAAGAAAATGTTCTCCATGTTAACATACACAGGATGGCTGTGTACTTGTATTTTAAAGGGAAGTCACATACGAAACGTTATAATCtactacatttattttcattctgcaaTATAAAGCTCCTGATGGAGCAACAAATGAAGACTCTTCAGTGGCTTATGCTAGGAAGAGGCGCTAGAGGATAGGAGCATTTGTATCTAGCCCTACTTTGTCACATTCACCTAGTGACTTGAAGACATCTCTCCTTGGCTTCCTTGTTCTTAACAAAGGGAAGAGCTTCATATAAGAATGCCatgaaaaagcaaaggaacagTTATAAAACACCCTTAAAATTCATGTATAGTCTTTCAGAATAGcaaatttggaaagattttatgtaaAGACATTATCTACCAGTAAAACTGAATTTTTCCAACTACAATGCACAGATTTGAGATTTCTATGAGTCATAAAACAGTCTAGATAAGGATATTCTgcaggaaaaatgaattttaacacaacttaatacatttatattggtTATTTAAATCAGAATTACTCATTCCTCACTAGactgttttatttcaaaatttcagtAAGATATCATTAGAGCATATCCTgccaaattttaattatttttgtgtaatttCAGATGAATTTAGAAAAAGCAAGACATCTTGAAAGACTTGAATGACTTAAGAGCATTTTAGCagcatacatttattttgtaatgtgGCATTATACGTTAAGAGAATTCAAACTGTTCCTTAGTAATTTCCCTTGAACAAAGAgcatttttttggaaaatagtaCATATTATATAAGTGctcaattatgaaaaaaaatctccaaaaaaatctcaaatgaaattgaaaagagaaactaaagattACTCACCACACTATGTCTTGTGACAAGATCTTTCAGGTGTATTGGCAGCTGATGCTTTCTTGAAGTTGAATCAGCTTGTGAACAGCTTGTAGACCCTCAGGTGTGACTTTTATATATAGGTCTTCCACTCACCAAGAGCAGCTTTTTTTCTTGTCACAGATGAAGTCACGGCCAGTTCTCTGGATTGTAACTATAGGttcaaagtcacacacacacacccccattgGGCGGTGCTCATTcctcttaaatattaaataattggaTATTACAAGGAAAACAACGTGGGCCTGGGAAAAGGTTTTACGCAAAGATTTCTaacaaatattgaattataattcTGACTGGATTAATGAATTTGCATTCTAAGAAAGACTGATTTCAAAGATTTATAGTAAAGTTATTGTTTGAAAGTAAAATCTGGAAATAAGTGTATTGGTTATAACCACActattgttataattattgtgaggattataaAGAATCACATTATGTTATTCTTAGTTTATAAGCCATTTTCAATCAATCCACATTATTCCTGgtcatctttcaaaataaaaacagacatagtGATTTTCTTAAAGGaagtgttaaaaaattttttagaaaatgcttGGTATGTAATTAATTTTAAGGCTTTAAAcatgaaattactttaaaattcatttaacttaAATTTCACTTATGCATTTTAATTTGCAAGGAAAACACTTGCTAAGCACTATCTGCCAGACTTCATATATATCATCCCATGAAGTCTTCACAGCCATCCTTTAAAGTAAATACTGTTATTAACCCAACATTCACATGAGGAAACTAAGGATTGGAAAGTGGAGAAGATGGAATTCAACAAAGGTCTTTATGACTTCATTCTGATTCTTGCTATCTCAGTTTCCCCCTAGAAATGTAGATCTTCTTTGCATTCTAGTCTTTAATTAGCCTAGCCTTTTTCAGCCTCTTTGCCCACGGTTTGGGTCTTAACTCTCAGGTTTCCCTGTTGTTGATTATGGACCTGCCCCAAAATCTAACGGAGGCATAGTAATGCCACC comes from Mustela erminea isolate mMusErm1 chromosome 9, mMusErm1.Pri, whole genome shotgun sequence and encodes:
- the PTH gene encoding parathyroid hormone, whose translation is MMSTKDMVKVMIVMFAICFLAKSDGKPVKKRSVSEIQFMHNLGKHLSSMERVEWLRKKLQDVHNFVALGAPIVHRDAGSQRPRKKEDNVLVENHQKSLGEADKADVDVLTKAKSQ